GTAACCACATAACCTCCTGACACCGCCCAAGCTGGGGCCCCTCTGTGCAGATTCCCTTGGCCGGAGTCTCTCTTCGGCAGCTCACGTGATGCTCCCTCAGCACAGTCATGGGGTCACGCTGCCCGGCTTGTGCTTATTCTCAGTTTCAGGGAGTGTGGGGATGGACTTCCTGCCAGAATCCTGCCTTGACATGCCAGGTAACTGACCACAAGCCATGGCCCATCCTATGCTATTTATAGCAAGTGACAAAAATAGCCTCACCTCTCTGAAAGGTGTTATTTGTGCCATATGCCCACTGGCCTCCTACCATCTGACAGGCGCTTCTCTCCAGACCTCAGGAGGCGACAAGACTGTGTGCTCACCCAGACCCAGAGGCACCATATCCCTCAAGTGTGCGCACCTCCTGCTCCAGAGGCAACCAGGGGAGGCGAGGCAGCAAGGCAGAGCGTCAGCGCTAGGGTCAAGGCAGAACATAGCTGTGGCCTCAAGGAAGGAAACAGGAGCTTGGGAAGGAGGAGTAAGAGACAACCAAGCCCAACTGGTGGAGTTGGGTGCAGTGTCAGGGTGAGATTGTGAACACAGTTGATCTGATTCTGAGCCACAAATGCCCCAGAGATGCACTGGTCTCCAAGCCTGGGATGGGGCTGTGTCTGGGGCTGAGGAGGTTAATGGAAAGGGCTGGAGTGACTGCAAAGTGTAGATGGACCCTGTTCCTTTCTAGCTGTGTGCAGATGAGCAACTTACTTCATCTCTCTGGGCAGTTTCCTTATCTGAGAGGGTAGCCTTCGAGGAACAGCCCCCACGCTaagtgtgcatcagaatcacctgggactTTGTTAGAGTCAGGTTGCCCTGTTTATTGATTCAGGAGATCTGAGAGGACTCCGAAGATCTGGATGTTGTGAAGGTTCCCCAGAAGATTCCAAGTCCCACACTAGAGTTGGGGAGCCCCTATACTAAGTGAGTCACAAGGGGTCTTCCAAGTCAAACAGCCCTTTATGCTAAAGTTTACTTTATAAAGCAGGTGTAAGAAAGCATAGAAGATGGACATTCAACTCAATCAATTATTAGGCAGCGTCACAATCACTTTATCAGTCATTTGTTGTATCCCAAGAAATATCCATTGAGAGCTTATTCAAagagctttttgtgtgtgtgtcaggctGAATCTGGGTTTGATTTCACTCCCCCCACCGACATCCTCTTTTAGGCCCTCCCTCTCACCTGATTTAGTCTCTCCCGCGGGTCACAAACCAGGAACCAGAAAGACAAATCCAGACAGTACACACATGAATTTTACTTAGTCTgcacagtgttaaaaaaaaaacaaaattcaactgagtcAATTTGAAGATCGAATTGGCTTTATTCACCCCATCAAGTTAAATAGAAAGAGGCTCTGAGGAGTTGTATAAAATGGAAGATGTTTATAGGTAAAAGGAGGATGGGTCAAGAAGGTATCagccaaagagaagaaaggattaTTTCAGACCACGGTGTCTTCttttgggggcagggagcagcagGGGTCTTTATCATGCAGATAACCTCACTCTGGTAGATTGGACTTTTCAGATTGACTGTTTCAAAGGTCACATTTCTAGGAGGGATTGAAATTGCAATGATGTCTTGGTTTGCTGTCTGAAGGAGCCATGACTCCATTTGAGGCtgagtatttctttttaacatcaGTATCTTTTTTAGAGTCTGAATTTGTGTGAGGTCAGACTGGGCCTTTGCTTTCCAGCTTACCGCAGGCCCACCACGATGAGTGTGTTAAGCCAGTGGCTCCCACTCTTCACCCTCCCTGCCTAGACCCTTATGTTAGATCTGAGCGCAACTCCTGTCTGCAGCCCAAAcctctttctgagcatcagaCCCATAGATCCAGATGCCTCCTGGATTGATGATCCATGGAAGGCCTCGCATATCGTGCAGGACTAAATAAACTGTagctagggcttccttggtggctcagatggtaaagaatctccctgcaatgtgggagacctaggttcgatccctgggttgggaagatcccctggagaagggaatggctacccactccagtattcttgcctggaaaatcccaaggacagaggaacctggcgggctacagtctatggggtcacaaagagtcggacacgactgagtgacttccactcactcactcagaggTATTGTTATCCCTACTGTGCATATCATCTTAGGGTCTCACAGGCACCTCAGCTCAACCTGTTCAAAGCATTAAGTCACCTAGACTGGGAGCAACTCTGGGCCCTTTGTCTTCTTCACTTCAATTTTCATCACACCTTATGCAAAATCTCTCTTGATTCCATCTAGTTTTCTCCATCTCTGCTGTCATCATCCTAGTCCCAGGCACCATCATTTTTTGTTAGAACTATGTAGTTACCTAATTATTCTTCTGCACACATCACTGTTTCTATCTAATTCATTGGTCAATTCAAAACCACAGTTTTACTAAATAAATCTGATATTGCCTCTCCCTGCCTGCATCTTGAGaggagtcctttggacagcaagatcaaatcaatcaatcctaaaggagatcaaccctgaatgttcattggaagggctgatgaagctgaagctccaatcctttggccacctgatttgaagagctgactcattggaaaagaccctgatgctgggaaagattgaaggcaggaggagaaggggacaacagaggatgagatggttggatggcatcactaactcaatggacatgagtttgagcaaactcagggagatagttgaggacagggaagcctggcttgttgcaatttatggggtcacaaagagttagatttgactgagcgaatgaacatcTCCCTGCCTTCAGTGGCTTCCCAATACCCGAGGATAAAATCCAAAATCCTTACCAAGACCCTCCCCAGTCTGCCTCCTGCCTGCTCCCCCGCTGCCGCTGACAGTCTGCGTGGCGGCCCTCTGGGACTTGTCCTGTCCCTGGCCTCTAGACTACCACAAAGGCCATTCCTCGTTCTGGAAAGCTGTCCCCCCAGGTGTTCACTTGAAAAGTTTGTACAGTTTCTCCTTAGCTTATTAGCTTAGCTGTCACTTTCTCAGAGGGTCTTCCCTGATACCAAAAAGGAGCCAGACCCCCTGCTACGAGCTCCCATAGCCCCTGCGCTTCCCCTGGCTGGGGCTCGTCACCCTGAGTTCTGAGTGTACCCCCTTCTAGACCATGGCCTTGTGAAGGCATGGGCTGTCCCCTACTGACTGTTCACGGCTCTCTCTTCCGTGCTTAGAACACAGACGTGcacagtaaatgtttgctgaggaaaggaagaaagggagagaagaagaagaaagtggaagGCGAACCAGAAAGGAACAACAGGCTCCTTCTGGCCAAAGAGAGGACAGGAGCGGACACATCCTGCCCCACCACTGCCCTGAAGTCGAGAACTCCTGAGGGCGGGAATCCTCTCTTACTCAGTGTTGTAGCCTCAGCGTCTAACAAAGAGCAGGTGAACTGTGGAggctgtggaatgaatgaatttactATGAGCCCCTGACCTAGACTGTAACCAATGGTATAACCAGCCAGAGAACCACTGGTTTTATAAGCCTCAAGCAACAGTTTGACTTTTTAGAGTATGTTCATGTGTATAAACTCTGATAAAGATTAAAACCTAAAAAAGATGGAAATGTGGAAAAATTCTTACTGAGTACCCTATggtcatgcatgctcagtcgtgtcaactctttgcagccccataaactgcagcctgccaggctcctctgtccatggaattttttaggcaagaatactggaatgggttgccatgccctcttctaagggatcttctggacccagagatcaaacccatgtctctgtgtctcctgcattggcaggtggattctttaccagtgaaccagctgggaagcccgaATACCCTATGGTCACCACCAGTCAAATCAAATTGGTTATGAACTTACAACAAGAAGTCTGTTATCCAACTGTAATGAAGCCATCATTCAGTTCTTAAAGAAAATATCATTCTTAAAGTCAAAGGAACACGTAAAGAAAATGCAATTCATTCATGGGACTAAAATGTAGATTTTGGCTTTATCTACTAAGCCAGAATGAAGGGCAAACATGGCTTTGGCTCTCCAGAGCCTGAATTCTGGGCCTGGACCACCACTTAACTGTGCAAACACATGCCTTTGGGAAATTGATCCAGCCTCCCTGCTCTACTTTCTTTCCTATACAATGGGGGAAATGAGACCTACCTTGCAGGATGGTTTtgaaaatgaataacaaaatgtAAAACACCCAGCCGGCCCTGGTGACCAGGTGCTCATCGATTTCATTGTTTGAAAGTACTcctgcattttaattatttaaaggtATGGTGGCCTGGCTCAGAGTTGCAGGGAGCTCAGGAAATGCTGTACTCCCAGTGGGAGGAGGCACTATTTCTTTACTGTCAGTGCCttaaaagaatgaggaaaaggtGGCAGGGAACTAGGAAAGCAATTGCAGGCAAGAAGCCTGGGAAATAAAAATGGGAGAATTTCGTCCTCACTGGATCTCAGTCACACTGAAAATCAGggttttcttctcctcttcccttttccttctcctttgttcAGGAGGGAGGCCCCTCAGGCAGTGCAGCCGGGGGCAGGATCCTAGCGGGCAGAAGAAGGAGCCTTGCTTCTCCTGCCTGCTTGTCTCTCCattgtttctttggagaaattaaatTCATATTCAAACACTTAAACAAAATaggactttattttatttcaaaggcaAATCATGTTTGTTCTGGAAAATATATgcaagccaaaaaaagaaaaaattatacaaaattccACTGCTAGATCACCATGAAACTATTTGGGAGTCTATCCTTTCAGAGTTCTTTCTAGGCAATAAGGACATAAGCCAGTATGTtcttataaaaacaaatgggatCGAATGCTACATACTGTTCTGTAATATGATCTTTTTCACTGGCAACTTCCCATGTCAGTAAATGAATGTATCTAATGTCGTGATGGGTGACATCAGTGGATGCTCAGGTGGCTGGCCCCTGGCACCCACGGTGCCCTCCCTGGAAGGAGACTCGTAGCTTGTTTCTGTGAAACATGTGAGTCGAAGTGGGCAGCTTTGTAGGCAAACCTTTATGCAAGCCACAATTGTTTTCTTACAGCAAATTCTCACATTCAGtcttaattttctcaaaaaaaaaaaaaaaaaaagattaatctgTTTCAATCATAAGTAGACTTCtttggagaagaagaaagaggctaaacatgatgctttttatttctgattttgttcaaCCTCTACATTTTTCTCAgcagtgctcagtcgctcagttgtgtgtgattgtttgtgactctatggactgtcatcctccaggctcctacatccatgtgattttggtagctcagacggtaaagcgtctgcctacaatgtgggagacccgggttcgatccctgggtcgggaagatcccctggagaaggaaatagcaacccactccagtattcttgcctggaaaatcccatggactgaggatcctggtaggctacagtccaaggggtcgcagagtcggacacaactgagcgacttcactttcacttttcagtggagtgggctgccatttccttctccaggggatcttcccgacccagatatTGAAgccctgtgtcccctgtattgtcaggcagattctttacccagtgagccTATCTCAAACATAGCCTTATTTCTAGTCAGCAAACTTAAGAAGAAAGACACAGTTACTGTCCTTAAAGAGATTACAAGCTCATAACATATGTAAAAGACACAGTAATTCTCTCATTTGCACAAAAATACCTGATTTTTTTACCAGGAGAAGTGAAGACAAGACGGAcacaatattaataataacagccAGTGTTTAATGAGAACTATCTGTGAACTGTTAGTGTCTTACATGTTATACTGTATTAGATGACACTTATGATTTAATTCTCAGTCAGCCTATGAAGTAGGTACCAGTGTTGTGAACATTACATTGTTGTGggaactgaggtacagagaagttcagtaacttgcctaaggtaaCCCAGCTAGTGAGGGGCGGGGGATTTGATTTTAGGCCCACTGAAGCTGGGTCCCTCTAGGCCGAAACACAGGGGTTGGGCTGGGAGACAGCATCGTGGTGACCCAGAATAAGCACGGTAATGTACTTTCCCAGGTACTGCGGCCTGAAAACGGGCTTGCTGACGTCCCCCATGGTGGGCTTCATGGCGACCAATCAGTGCACCTTCCACACACCGGTCAGCTTTCCTCAGATCCCAGTGGCTGCGTTGGCCGTGGAGAAAGTGGGTCGCTCCAGCGTGCACTACCGCCTTGCTCTGTTCCCGCCTAAGCCCACCAAGGAAACGCCTTCCGTCGACCACTGGGACCTCAGCGATGGATTCTTCTTCGGCCACCCCAAGCTGGCTCACTTTGCCGCTTTGGCCTGTACTACAGGGTCTTCAGTCCATGTCTTTGTCAATCCAGCCACCAGCAAGCCGGTGGGCCTTCCTGAAGACTTTCGGAGGGGCCTCCTGCGGCTAATGAGCCCGGCTCCAGGGTGAACGCCTGTATGGGAGTCACGCCTGCCAGAAAATAAAGGGTAGATGATCCTCTTAACAGTTTCTTCTGTTTAATTGAACTACATTTGGTCTATTTATGTTGTATTGGTTTGAGGTGTacagcagaatgattcagttatatatatataactgaatacatacatacatacatatgtatgtatgtgcttcATATTACTTTCCTTTATAGGTATGTATGTGCTTCATATtactttccattataggttattataagatgttggatataattccctgtactgtacagtaaATCTCGTTGCTtatcttttttgggggtggggggtgcaccATGTGACTTGTgggaaggatcttagttccccgaccagggactgaacccatgccaggtcagggcagtgaaagcccagaatcctaaccactagaccaccaggggacACCCcatgttgcttatctatttaatGCTCAGTAATTTGTATCTGTTATTcctatactcctaatttatccctctctactccttttcttcttttgtaactaaaagtttgttttctctgtcagtGAGTCTTTTCTATTGTGTAtacagattcatttgtattattttttagactccacttgtaagtgatgtcatataatatttgtctttgtcttgctTTGCTAAGTGTAATGTTCTCtttgtccatccatgttgctgcaaatggcaatatttccttctctagatgatttctttttattccttaatGTGGTTTTTTCCACCCTGAGGAGAGGGTATTTTATACCCTTTATGAGTGTCACCTCGCTTCACCAGTCAAGCATCCCTGTGCATCAGGCCCGGGGCAAAGTGCTTCACACCCAGGGTCTCGCTGAGCCCCCACGCCAGCCAGCCAGGCTGGTGctgctcttctctcctttctcaaagaggaaaacaaggtTTGCAGGGTGCGAATATCGATAATTGGCCTAAAGTCATTCAACTAGTGAGTGGGTTTGTCTCTCAACTCACCTGGGCATGCTGGCTACAGGCATCTTTATCTCCAGCAGCATGGCTGCATACTTGCTGTGATTTAAAACCACTGATCTGAGTCTTTAAATGTCTTCAGCTTCTTACAGTTAATATAACCacatgaactcttttttttttttttggtcagatgtgaacttaaaaaaaaaaaggaaaaaacagtgttctttcctgtatttaaaacaacaaacacacCTTTGACAATTTTCTGATAAATTCACGACATCCATCAGTCACGAATGGCATGTGTTGCAATCTAAAAGTAAACCTTTGATGCTGAAATTTGTAAGAACACTGCTTTGGTCTAACAATGAAAATGGTTACCATTTCCTGCGTGCTGGCCACACAAAGTGCTTTATGGTCGTTGCCTTAATTCATCCTGATTTCTCTTCTATAAAGTAGGAGTCATTGttgccatttttcagatgagaacatTGAACTTTTAAAGAGAACAACTGGAGATGGAGAAGGTATTCTAGTCCAACCTCTCTCTCAATCCTGAGACAGGGAAACACACAAGcttaatctctctgggcctcagtttccaccccTGAAAATATAACCtttcctgaatatttttgatTGTACTAAGACTCTGATCTGCTTTTGAAATGAGTTTCAAATCGCCACCACATACAACTAGCTTTGGAATACCCTGACCATGATAAAAACAACATTAAAAGCTATTCCTTTGTCATTTAATTCATTCAGTTTCACCTAGTGATAGATTGATTTTTAGGTTTTAAAACACTTCGTACAAGAATTCTAAATCTCGGCAAGACCATTAAGCAGCAGCCTGGTTGGTAGGTATTGATTTATTTGACCTCTGGCATTTGACCTCCTCAGGAAGGACATCGGGGAAAACCCCCTTTTTGGGTGTCTCACTTCTCTGCTCTTGAGTTCTTGCATATGCGTTGCTCACCTTGTCTCCTGGCTGTGGACTCCTCAgttcaggaggaggaggaagaagatccCAGCCAGAGGAGGAGCAGAGAGGATCTGTAAATCCCAAAGTGGTCAGTGCAGGTTGCTCAGGATCTAGGGAGGTGTTGATTAAAACGTCCTCCTTTCATTGGCAAAGGTATTCTGATCTGGCCAATCAATCATATAGTCACCTAACTTATGAGCTGTGTTATTTTGGGTATTAATTCCCCTTAAAGTTCCCCcacttataaaatggaaaaaatcgTACTATTACCACTggtcacgacccagataatcacaatggtgtgatcactcacctagagtcagacatcctggaatgtgaagttaagtggaccttaggaagcatcactacgaacaaagctagtggaggtgatggaattccagttgagctatttcaaatcctgaaagatgatgctgtgaaagggctgcactcaatatgccagcaaatttggaaaactcagtagtggccataggactggaaaaggtcagttttcattccaatccaaagaaaggcaatgccaaagaatgctcaaactatggtacaattgcactcatctcacacgctagtaaagtaatgctcaaaattctccaagccaggtttcagcaatacatgaaccgtgaacttccagatgttcaagctggttttagaaaaggcagaagaaccagagatcaaattgccaacatccgctggatcttcaaaaaagcaagaggattccagaaaaacatctatttctgctttattgactatgccaaagcctttgtgtggatcacaataaactgtggaacattctgaaggagatgggaataccagaccacctgacctgcctcttgagaaacctgtatgcaggtcaggaagcaacagttagaactggacatggaacagcagactggttccaaataggaaaaggagtatgtcaaggctatatattgtcacccttcttatttaacttatatgcagagtacatcatgagaaatgcgctggaagaagcacaagctggaatcaagattgccaggagaaatatcaataacctcagatatgcagatgacaccaccctatggcagaaagtgaagaagaactaaagagcctcttgatgaaagtgaaagaggagagtgaaaaagttggcttaaagctcaacattcagaaaactaagatcatggcatctggtcccatcacttcatggcaaatagatgggggaacagtggaaacagtggctgattttatttttctggtctccaaaatcactgcagatggtgattgcagcaatgaaattaaaagacgcttactccttggaaggaaagttatgaccaacctagatagcatattagaaagcagaaacatttctttgccaacaaaggtccatctagtcaaggctatggtttttccagtggtcatgtatggatgtgagggttggactctaaagaaagctgagtgctgaagaattgatgcttttgaactgtggtgctggagaagactcttgagagtcccttgaactgcaaggagatccaaccagtccatcctaaaggagatcagtcctgggtgttcactggaaggactgatgttgaagctgaaactccagtactttggccacctgatacgaagaacggactcatttgaaaagaccctgatgctgggaaagattgacagcagaaggagaagaggatgacagaggatgaggtggttggatggcatcaccgactcgatggacatgggtttgggtagactccgggagttggtgatggacagggaggcctggtgtgctgcggttcatggggttgcaaggagttggacatgactgagagactgaactgaactgaactgaaccactagTTACCGAGGAGTGCCAGTCACCAGTGTTTTTAACACCCTGACCCCTCACCCAGAGCAATAGTAGAATTGCACTTCCTACTCCCCTGAAGTTAGATGTGGCCATGTGACCTGTTTAGACCAATGAATGGGAGCCACATACCCATGTGACTTGTTTTGACCAATGAATGGGAGACAAGGTCACCTTCAGGAGTGACCATGTTTCTTTGCCTGTGCTCCATTTCTCAGCGGACATGGGTGGATATGGAGCCGCCCTGCTGAGTCCCACACCACAGCTGCCATGGACAATTGCTCAGAACCAAAGCAGagtttgagaaaggaaaaaattaactgTCTGTTGCTGTAAGCCACTGAAATGGTATGATTTTTACTGCAGCTTAACCTAGCGTATCCTCTTACTTACAAGTACCaacctcacagggctgttgtgagggtTCAATGGTTAGTGTATGTAAGTCCTTGGCAGGGTGCCTGGTACAGGTGTTATTAGTATTTACataggagaaaagaaatactGTGTGCTCCCACTACACAAATACCTCCAAGGTAGGAAAGTAACCAGTCttcacattcattttctttaatgagTCTCTGTGGGAAATTGGGCACTGTTTTACAGGAGAAGAATCAGAGAGGTACTTAAAGCACATGGGATGATGGGATGCATTATACCTAGGGTGTGTTTCCCCAGTCCCAGGCCCTGGAAATGACCATATTTGAGAGTACAGATGGATATTTGGAAATTGCTCCAAGTTCATGTAAATCTCATGAGTTTGAGCGCTGATGACACAATCTTTCCACTGCTCAAAATTTTAATGCTTCAACATGAGCCAAAGTGTTAGATGTTATGGTACTCGTTGGTTTTTTGGTGGGAAATCCTAGCACTATGACCTTGcttccagaatacagaaagaattaaaaaaaaaaaaaaatacagagagccAAATAGTTGCATGTAGTTGGAGGAAGCTGACTTTTACTATAAAGGTGGCAAAATAAATctagaaagactttaaaatgcaGTCAGCCATTCACCAATCTGCAAGATGTTTTTGCTGAGCTACTAACATGTGGCCACCTATCTGTTGTTTGCTGGGCACTTCTGAGCAGTTACGACTCCTGCATTTGCTAACAAGGAACAAGTACAGGAATCCAAGCGGGTGAAGAAAGCCTTCAGGTGTGCAGATTTTCTAACTACATCTTTTGTTACACTCGAATTCATTCGAAAATCTACAGTAAGAGACAAGAGATACAAAATACATGTTCATGTTTTGCTTGGACAGATTTTGGCTTCTAGCAATTAATGCTTTCAGTCACATTAAGCATATAGATAATGCTTTGTGACATAACAGTATTTCCCATTACAGATCAATTTTGTAGCATTTGTTCATAATCAGACTTGAAATGTTACCTAGAAACAAAATATGTTTTCCTTGAAACAGTCAGACCCTATTAGAAATCTAAGGCTTTACAAATCACCATGTTAACAGCTATGTCCCCTAGCTAaggttttctttccttaaatAGTGTTAAATTCAGCCCCAGAAGCACTAGTCTCTTTGAGGGTTCTCGTCTTATGTGCACTGACTTGAAAGGGAAAAACTTAgtgttcaaaatatatttaacatctgACTATGTATAACTTAATAAACCAGCCAGTATTcccttttgggggaaaaataatGTTAGCACCTTTTAAAAGTGTTATGCTTATAATTAGGTTACactatattattttctcatttttttaaagacaggttctcattgctttaaaaaaagtgtCAGCCTATTTCTAGGTAAGTGAGTTATTCTCATTTCCTGACCACATAATCATATACTGTGAgtgagcaaagaaatagagagaacATATGTCAGATTCAGAGATTTGGAGCAGTAAAATTTAGTATTAAACAACAGAGATTTTGGAGCAAGGAACACTTGGATTTGCATTCTGGTTCTGCCATTTGATCACTCTGGAGTCTTGGCAAATTacttttcattcagcaaatgttagctatttaaaaaaaaaaattatagaattctgcgcccccctccaccccaggagTATTCTTTCATTAAAGCTAACAatctctcattcattcagcaaataattACAGAGTATTTATTGTAGGCTAGGCTTTGCTGCTCTACTGTTTTAGGTCCTGGGAACCAGCAGTTAGTTAAACAAATTGGGGTGTTGTCATAGAGCTTGTGTTCTAGCTCAAGGAAGATGGACAATTTACAAACAAGATTTCAGGCAGTTGGTTGATAGGTACCCCCGCAAAAGATATGTCTCCCTCCTAActcctggaacctgtgaatatgagCTTACTTGGAAAAATGGccttttgcagatataattaaggatCTAGAAATCAGATCACCCTGGATTATCTAGGTGGGCCCTAAAGCCAATTCCAAGTGTCCTTGtaagacacacacaaaagagaGACTCActcagagagagggaaaaaaggccATAAGACGGATGCAGAGTGGAGTGAAGCAGCCATAGCAGGCACACCTGAACTACCAGAAGCAGGAAGAAGCAAGGGTTGTAGG
This sequence is a window from Odocoileus virginianus isolate 20LAN1187 ecotype Illinois chromosome 10, Ovbor_1.2, whole genome shotgun sequence. Protein-coding genes within it:
- the LOC110148981 gene encoding uncharacterized protein; translated protein: MTSWVLRLLPRNGWSLATASENQRAEDRRRHQEAYGYFLPIQTRWQDNDQYGHVNNVVYYSYFDTIINQYLIRYCGLKTGLLTSPMVGFMATNQCTFHTPVSFPQIPVAALAVEKVGRSSVHYRLALFPPKPTKETPSVDHWDLSDGFFFGHPKLAHFAALACTTGSSVHVFVNPATSKPVGLPEDFRRGLLRLMSPAPG